The proteins below come from a single Methanobacterium petrolearium genomic window:
- a CDS encoding GTP-binding protein has product MKMVIVAGTPGSGKTAVLIHALRSINDLGLKSAVVKVDCLYTDDDRKFAKVGVPTKVGLSMDMCPDHYAIYNLEEMIDWANENQAELLIIETAGLCHRCAPFTVNSLGVCVIDATSGPNTPLKVGPFLSTADIAVITKGDMISQAEREIFRERILEVNPNCKVIEANGLSGQGCTELADEFLKSQEVALDEEKLRHSAPLAVCTLCVGETRVNKKYHRGVLRRIDGFQTYEGE; this is encoded by the coding sequence ATGAAAATGGTTATTGTGGCCGGAACACCTGGTTCCGGAAAAACTGCTGTTTTAATTCATGCACTGCGCAGTATAAATGACTTGGGATTGAAATCGGCAGTAGTAAAAGTTGATTGCCTTTATACAGATGACGATCGTAAATTTGCCAAGGTAGGAGTACCCACCAAGGTGGGACTCTCTATGGACATGTGCCCAGATCACTATGCTATTTACAACCTGGAAGAGATGATTGACTGGGCGAATGAAAACCAGGCAGAACTATTAATAATTGAAACTGCTGGTTTATGTCACCGTTGTGCGCCTTTCACTGTAAATTCTCTGGGAGTTTGTGTTATAGATGCCACCAGTGGTCCTAATACTCCCCTCAAGGTAGGTCCATTTTTAAGCACTGCAGATATTGCGGTGATCACCAAGGGAGATATGATATCTCAGGCAGAACGGGAGATATTCCGGGAGCGAATTCTGGAAGTTAATCCAAATTGTAAAGTAATTGAAGCAAATGGTCTGAGTGGACAGGGATGTACTGAATTGGCAGATGAATTCCTAAAATCACAGGAAGTTGCTCTTGATGAGGAAAAACTCCGACATTCAGCCCCACTGGCTGTTTGTACTCTATGTGTAGGTGAAACCAGGGTTAACAAGAAATATCACCGGGGTGTGCTCCGCCGTATTGATGGTTTCCAGACTTATGAGGGAGAATAA